One Equus caballus isolate H_3958 breed thoroughbred chromosome 17, TB-T2T, whole genome shotgun sequence DNA window includes the following coding sequences:
- the LOC138918481 gene encoding ral guanine nucleotide dissociation stimulator-like isoform X2 produces MRALQAGVMQRLSETVLPAFPSRVLCSVTTSLCSYSGSSTAHQVLDQLFPRSHLPSIPGNALIPFGTHGGSLAHCVRDAGRQHHLPNAIYFLLGTWLGQGQDCREPLQFPCWTLQLATLHVSFGGSHVEGHAYHLPGHLEHLKAIEAKQKEPAPKLLPHPEPEPEPEPAPGLEPSPAPAPPPMAELEPASPASDPTGLEEGAPLASAPVPAPELEPTGPWAVTTENQLREEKPNILDFPPRLVAEQLTRMEAELFKKLVPAHCLGSIWSQRDRRDRKFLAPTIRDTVAHMNTLANSVIATCLGALGMTAQDRARMVELWIHVAEGCLGLRNFASFHTIFSALQSPAIKRLKHTWGQVSRERSYTFKKWCRGQQHVSKRLFLKEATTVLATAQRGRHRARERQRQQGVIPSLEMIFSYLELLHDETDYYVEGNVLSCRNEEFKFIKDIEMVQKAANLYTVQPDEHFGAWFQAVEPLSEEASYSLSCQLEPRYQWTRKIRLFFTDRKSHSSSRPGLNTRPPKKNPVVVADDAPETS; encoded by the exons atgcgtgccctccaggcaggtgtgatgcagaggctctcagagactgtgctgccagccttccccagcagagtcctctgcagtgtcaccacctccctctgcagctactcaggctccagcacagcccaccaggtgctggaccagctgtttcccag gtcccatctaccctccatcccgggcaatgccctcatcccctttgggacacatggaggcagcttggcccattgtgTGCGGGATGCTGGAAGACAGCACCACCTtccaaa tgctatctatttcctgctgggaacctggctgggccaagggcaggattgcagggagcccctacagtttccatgctggaccctgcagctggccactctgcacgtcagctttggtggctcacatgtggagggccatgcctaccaTCTTCCAGGACACCTGGAGCACCTGAAGGCCATTGAGGCCAAACAGAAAG agccagctccaaagctcctgccacatccagagccagagccagagccagaaccagcccctgggctagagccatctccagctccagccccaccacccatggcagagctggagccagcgtCACCTGCATCGGACcctacagggctggaggaaggggcaccattagcttcagccccagtgccggctcctgaactagagcccactggaccctgggctgtgaccaccgaaaaccagctgcgggaggagaagccgaacatcttggacttccctccccggctggtggcagagcagctgacaagGATGGAGGCG gagctgttcaagaaattggtgcctgcccactgcctgggctccatctggtccCAGCGAGACCGCAGGGACCGCAAAttcctggcacccaccatccgTGACACTGTGGCACACATGAACACCTTGGCCAACAGTGTCATCGCTACGTGCCTCGGGGCCCTGGgcatgacagcgcaggacagggccaggatgGTAGAGCTGTGGattcatgtggctgaa gGGTGCCTAGGCCTCAGAAATTTCGCATCCTTCCACACGATcttttctgctctgcagagccctgccattaagCGTCTCAAACACACCTGGGGACAAGTGTCCAG ggagagATCCTACACCTTTAAGAAGTGGTGCAGGGGACAGCAGCACGTGAGCAAGAGACTGTTCCTGAAG GAGGCGACCACCGTGTTGGCCACTGCACAGAGGGGCCGCCATAGAGCCCGggagaggcagcggcagcag ggtgtcatcccctccctcGAGATGATCTTCAGTTACCTGGAGCTGCTGCATGATGAGACGgattattatgtggag ggcaatgtgctcagCTGTCGGAATGAG gaaTTCAAATTCATCAAGGACATCGAGATGGTCCagaaggctgcaaatctgtacaccgtgcagcccgaTGAGCATTTTGGtgcctggttccaggccgtggagcccctgagcgAGGAGgcgag ctacagcctgtcctgtcagctggagccacgataccagtggaccagaaagattcgactcttcttcaCAGACAGGAAGAGCCACTCATCTTCCCGCCCAGGGCTGA ACACCAGGCCCCCAAAAAAGAACCCAGTGGTGGTGGCAGATGatgctcctgagaccagctga
- the LOC138918481 gene encoding ral guanine nucleotide dissociation stimulator-like isoform X1, which translates to MFSCCLPSCGGSGFRKAKKKRLFSHYRHWLGPHLHRLCPTGRRSTLRCMQEAVEELADGFGYSISLDRAQLHPANSSDQGCSESSTQEVVEELTDGFGYSISLDRDQLHRTVINNQGCSESEDESTLSVTEACRMRALQAGVMQRLSETVLPAFPSRVLCSVTTSLCSYSGSSTAHQVLDQLFPRSHLPSIPGNALIPFGTHGGSLAHCVRDAGRQHHLPNAIYFLLGTWLGQGQDCREPLQFPCWTLQLATLHVSFGGSHVEGHAYHLPGHLEHLKAIEAKQKEPAPKLLPHPEPEPEPEPAPGLEPSPAPAPPPMAELEPASPASDPTGLEEGAPLASAPVPAPELEPTGPWAVTTENQLREEKPNILDFPPRLVAEQLTRMEAELFKKLVPAHCLGSIWSQRDRRDRKFLAPTIRDTVAHMNTLANSVIATCLGALGMTAQDRARMVELWIHVAEGCLGLRNFASFHTIFSALQSPAIKRLKHTWGQVSRERSYTFKKWCRGQQHVSKRLFLKEATTVLATAQRGRHRARERQRQQGVIPSLEMIFSYLELLHDETDYYVEGNVLSCRNEEFKFIKDIEMVQKAANLYTVQPDEHFGAWFQAVEPLSEEASYSLSCQLEPRYQWTRKIRLFFTDRKSHSSSRPGLNTRPPKKNPVVVADDAPETS; encoded by the exons ATGTTCTCCTGTTGTCTCCCGAGTTGTGGAGGCTccggcttcaggaaagccaagaaaaagagacttttcagtcactatagacactggcttggccctcacctgcaccgcctCTGTCCAACTGGCAGGAGGAGCACTCTG agatGCATGCAGGAGGCGGTTGAAGAGCTGGCagatggcttcgggtactccatctcccttGACCGGGCGCAGCTCCACCCCGCCAACAGTAGtgaccagggctgctctgag agcagCACACAGGAGGTGGTCGAAGAGCTGACtgatggcttcgggtactccatctccctggacagggaccaGCTGCACCGCACCGTCATCAATAACCAGGgatgctctgag agtgaagatgagtccactctgtctgtcactgaggcctgcaggatgcgtgccctccaggcaggtgtgatgcagaggctctcagagactgtgctgccagccttccccagcagagtcctctgcagtgtcaccacctccctctgcagctactcaggctccagcacagcccaccaggtgctggaccagctgtttcccag gtcccatctaccctccatcccgggcaatgccctcatcccctttgggacacatggaggcagcttggcccattgtgTGCGGGATGCTGGAAGACAGCACCACCTtccaaa tgctatctatttcctgctgggaacctggctgggccaagggcaggattgcagggagcccctacagtttccatgctggaccctgcagctggccactctgcacgtcagctttggtggctcacatgtggagggccatgcctaccaTCTTCCAGGACACCTGGAGCACCTGAAGGCCATTGAGGCCAAACAGAAAG agccagctccaaagctcctgccacatccagagccagagccagagccagaaccagcccctgggctagagccatctccagctccagccccaccacccatggcagagctggagccagcgtCACCTGCATCGGACcctacagggctggaggaaggggcaccattagcttcagccccagtgccggctcctgaactagagcccactggaccctgggctgtgaccaccgaaaaccagctgcgggaggagaagccgaacatcttggacttccctccccggctggtggcagagcagctgacaagGATGGAGGCG gagctgttcaagaaattggtgcctgcccactgcctgggctccatctggtccCAGCGAGACCGCAGGGACCGCAAAttcctggcacccaccatccgTGACACTGTGGCACACATGAACACCTTGGCCAACAGTGTCATCGCTACGTGCCTCGGGGCCCTGGgcatgacagcgcaggacagggccaggatgGTAGAGCTGTGGattcatgtggctgaa gGGTGCCTAGGCCTCAGAAATTTCGCATCCTTCCACACGATcttttctgctctgcagagccctgccattaagCGTCTCAAACACACCTGGGGACAAGTGTCCAG ggagagATCCTACACCTTTAAGAAGTGGTGCAGGGGACAGCAGCACGTGAGCAAGAGACTGTTCCTGAAG GAGGCGACCACCGTGTTGGCCACTGCACAGAGGGGCCGCCATAGAGCCCGggagaggcagcggcagcag ggtgtcatcccctccctcGAGATGATCTTCAGTTACCTGGAGCTGCTGCATGATGAGACGgattattatgtggag ggcaatgtgctcagCTGTCGGAATGAG gaaTTCAAATTCATCAAGGACATCGAGATGGTCCagaaggctgcaaatctgtacaccgtgcagcccgaTGAGCATTTTGGtgcctggttccaggccgtggagcccctgagcgAGGAGgcgag ctacagcctgtcctgtcagctggagccacgataccagtggaccagaaagattcgactcttcttcaCAGACAGGAAGAGCCACTCATCTTCCCGCCCAGGGCTGA ACACCAGGCCCCCAAAAAAGAACCCAGTGGTGGTGGCAGATGatgctcctgagaccagctga